The following proteins are co-located in the Bacillus oleivorans genome:
- a CDS encoding M16 family metallopeptidase, protein MLTKHICQNGVRIVLENIPTVRSVAIGVWIGTGSRNESAENNGISHFLEHMFFKGTKTRNAREIAESFDSIGGQVNAFTSKEYTCYYAKVLDTHASFALDVLADMFFNSTFEEGELQKEKNVVYEEIKMYEDTPDDIVHDLLSQAIYGKHPLGFPILGSEDTLKTFNGDTLRTYMQERYTPENVVISIAGNIPDSFIKEVEKYFGEYQSTHVNNEKEKEPFFHQQFFTRKKEVEQAHLCLGFNGYPVGHEKVYSLIVLNNILGGSMSSRLFQEVREQRGLAYSVYSYHTSYKDSGSVTIYGGTGAKQLDLLYETIDQTLKQLKQQGVTEKELNNSKEQLKGNLMLSLESTNSRMSRNGKNELLLKRHRSLDEITEEIDSVTLKDVAKVANEIFQEGQLSVSLISPEGRLPEALKEKVEI, encoded by the coding sequence TTGCTGACTAAACACATTTGTCAAAATGGAGTAAGAATTGTACTAGAAAATATTCCAACGGTTCGCAGTGTAGCGATTGGCGTTTGGATCGGAACAGGTTCCAGAAATGAATCAGCTGAAAACAACGGAATTTCTCACTTTTTAGAGCACATGTTTTTTAAAGGTACAAAAACAAGAAATGCACGAGAAATTGCTGAAAGCTTTGATTCAATCGGCGGACAGGTTAACGCTTTCACGTCCAAAGAGTATACCTGTTATTACGCAAAAGTACTAGACACACACGCCTCCTTTGCGTTGGATGTGTTAGCTGATATGTTTTTTAACTCTACCTTCGAAGAGGGCGAGCTTCAAAAGGAGAAAAATGTCGTATATGAAGAAATTAAAATGTATGAAGATACGCCAGATGATATTGTCCATGACCTTTTAAGCCAGGCAATTTACGGGAAACACCCTCTAGGGTTTCCGATTCTCGGATCAGAAGATACATTAAAGACGTTCAATGGCGATACTTTGCGAACCTATATGCAAGAAAGATATACCCCTGAGAATGTGGTGATTTCAATTGCTGGTAATATTCCGGATAGCTTTATTAAAGAAGTAGAGAAATATTTTGGTGAGTATCAATCTACCCATGTTAACAATGAGAAGGAGAAGGAGCCTTTCTTCCATCAGCAATTTTTCACAAGAAAAAAAGAAGTAGAACAGGCACATCTTTGCTTAGGATTTAACGGTTATCCGGTTGGTCATGAAAAAGTATACAGCCTCATAGTCTTGAATAATATTTTGGGCGGAAGCATGAGCAGCCGCCTATTCCAGGAAGTAAGGGAACAAAGAGGCTTAGCGTATTCGGTCTACTCCTATCACACCTCTTATAAAGACAGCGGCTCTGTCACGATTTATGGCGGTACAGGAGCCAAACAATTAGACTTACTGTATGAAACGATTGATCAAACACTAAAACAATTAAAACAACAAGGCGTAACTGAAAAAGAATTAAATAACAGTAAAGAACAGCTCAAAGGCAATTTAATGCTCAGTTTAGAAAGCACGAATAGCCGCATGAGCCGTAATGGAAAGAATGAATTACTATTAAAACGCCATCGTTCCCTAGATGAAATAACAGAAGAAATTGATTCGGTTACATTAAAAGATGTTGCAAAAGTTGCCAATGAAATTTTCCAGGAAGGTCAGCTGTCCGTTTCTCTGATCAGCCCAGAAGGCAGACTTCCTGAGGCTTTAAAGGAAAAAGTAGAAATATGA